The nucleotide sequence CTCTATTGTGTTCTCAACCACTTGAGGATCGTAAACATAGGTCTGGTCAACAATTGCCGACTCTAAGTTCTACTCTGCTACACTTGTGTTGCTACTCTCACCCTGCATGGCACCATCCAGGAACTCAACAAGCATGATGTTGGCATAACGATGCTCCAAAGCCTTGGACACAAGAAAATACCACTTCTTCGTGTTACTGGCCTCGTATAGCTTCCACCTCCATCCATTCTCCCGCTTTTTAGGCACCAACATACTAATCCTGAAATGGTGTTGTGGACAGAACACCTAAGTGCTTGTGTAGCCAGGCTAAAACTTGTTTCGAGCTATAATCTGGTGGCGAATTAAGTTCTATGTCAAACAACTGAAAATCGGTAAGGTCTTCCCCGCTATCTCCATATCTAATTTCATCGTTGCCATAGTAAATTCTGAAATGGACTAAATCGGTCGACATTCATGTTCGCATCGTGCAAAATTGAGGTACCCTAAAACTAACCCTAATCTACAACTACAACCAAAACTAATAACTAATCTAAAACTAACCCTAAAACTAGAAAAAAAACCTAATAACTAACCCTACCCTAGAAGAAAAACtaataactaaactaactaacccaaaacagaaaaaataataataactaaCTCTAAAAGTTAACCTAACCCTAAAACTAAAAGTACTCCTAAAACTAAATCTAGCTAATAAACTAAACTAACAAactctaactaaactaacaaaacCTAACTAAACTAAtaaactaaactaactaaaaaaagaaaaaaaggacctGAGTTCTTGCCTCCAGGGGGCCACGGCGGCGCTAGGGGGGGGCACGGGGCCGGCTGCGGCGGCAAGCCCTCCGCCGGATCCGGTGGCCGGCGGCGAGCCCAAGCCGCCCGCGCGGCGGAGGAGAAGCGGCGGGCGACGACGCGCCGGTGAGCAAGAGAGAAAGACCTAGCGAGAGAGAACGCGATGGAGAAGATGACCGGTAGATATTGTAGGGCCTGTTGGCTATTCGAAGGCCGACATGGTCATATCGGCTAACCGGGGTCATATCGGCTAACCGGGTGCCGACATGCCTATCGGGCCGATATGGGTCCACCGAGTTGTCATGTGTGGCAAGGTTGGGTACCTATTCGGGCACTGGGCCGCCGACAGGGTCCTGTCGGCCCATCAGTAACCAGAGGCTGACAATATACTATATTTACGATTCTTATGATCCAAATGTTAGATTTGCAATTAATCATTAAAAAACATTATTTAAAAAATTTTTGTGGAGCGGCGTCGTATGCTCCAGGAAGCATCCGGGGCGTGTCACGGCGCTAGACCTTGGCGGACACGGCCTGTCAGGCTCCATCTCCGCCTCCATTGGCAACCTGACTTCGCTTACGGAACTCAATCTCTCCGGCCTCACCTGTTGCCTCCTCTACTCTAGGCCGTCGTCTCCAATGAGTCACAGACTCGAGGTCCTTGATCTGGGCAACAACTGGCTGCGCGACAGGATTCCGGACGCGGTCACGAACTGTTCGAACCTGCGTATACTCGCCTTCGTCGCAATCTTATATATTTGGTGAAATTCATCCAAAGCTGGGCCTCCTCTCGAACCTCTTGTTCTTGCGGCTTTTCCAGAACAACGTCTCAGGAACCATGCATCCCGCCGGCCATCAGCAACAGCACTCGTATACAGAGGATCAGTTTGTCACTTAATCAGCTCAGCTCACAGGAGGCATTCCAGACGAGCTGGGCAAACTGTCAAATTTGCGGATACTGATGGTCGATACAAATTTACTGTCGGGTGGTATACCGCAGTCACTCTTTAATGTGTCATCTCTACAGTATCTATACCTCTATTAGAAATCTTACTAACTTGAGGTGCTGGTTGCCTGGTTCTAGCAGAGAAtgcatttaggccttgtttagatgtaaTCGGATTCGTATCAATCCACGTGTGTTagggtggattggagtggaacttgaactaaatttcatcccaatccacttcaacaaATGTGGATTAAGGTGAATCCGACAACATCCAAGCAAGACCTTAGCAGTGACATAAGCAATTTGGGAAATCCATCTACAGTTTAGGAGGATGGTTCACCAGAAATTATTGTATGACACTTGATCTTATGGATGGATGGAAATTTCAATATCCTTACCTGAATGCTCAAAGTCAATTGACACAAATGAATCACATCCTTGATGTCAGATAGCAAGGTCGCCTGATGTTTGGGCCTTCCACGAGAAGACTGAACACTAACCATCTTCATATATTAACCATCAGGCAACAATGTTATTCACTACTATCTGTCTATCTTGTTCTACTAAATTTATCCAGGTCATGATTTGCATACAACAATAGTATCATGAAATGCACTTCAATATATTGACCAAAATGAACAGACAATAATTGTATCTCTTGTTCACAAACAAGAAACAATACACGCAACTGAAACTTAAATAACTACCAAATTATAAACACTTTTGACTGATAGGAGGCGAGGCTGAAAACCCATTCTTCTAGTATCCTATTTCTGAGCCACCGCTGTCTCCGAGGTGATTGCTATGTATATATGCCAGAATTGGATGGATGGCCATTGTCTTCAGATGAAAGAAAACAACTTGAAGTATACAATCAGGTAGAGGGAAAGAGAGAACACCGCACAAATATGCTGCCAGAATAGAAGGGCGGATGCTTCCTTAACACCATACCCTCTGAGACTGGCAATTGCTCCAAGCAGGATAGCACTTGGCGTGGAGTACTGGAGGGAAAGCACAAAGCGGTACATATGGTTTTGCTCAACGAGTAGATGCAACTTGTCGGCTAGGGTCACAACACCAATGCCAATGCATGGGAGAACCAAAAGCCTGGCCACAACTATACCGATGATAGTCCTCATGCCCAAGGCATTATCTTTTGGGCCTTCCGCAAGCATGCCTCCTAGAATTAACATCACTGATGGAACCACAGCAGCAGCTAGGATTTCCAAACTGTCGGTGAAGAATGAGAGCGGTGCATCAGCCCCAAACACAAAATCTTTCAAGACAGGAACCATGCCAATGATGATGGCAAGTAAAGAGGCGATTGTTGGTGGCTGAAGGACGTGCTGAATTGGAGTCTTCTCAGCTACAACCCTGATCTTCCTGACCACTCTTGGCTCTGCCAAACATCTGAGCGACTTAGGACTGCTAGGTCCAGCACCAGAATTTCCTTCTTCAGTAAAATCAATATCAGGAAAAGTATTCTGTGAGGAACCTGAGATGCTCATGAAAACTCTTGCAATGAATGGTGTCTTTGAATGCTCAGTTTCTTTGTCAACCATCCCTGGCCACTCCGCCTCATGAAGAAGAGACCTACTGTAGTTGCTGATCTGCTCGGGTTCTTCCTGTATCTCATTCCCCTCCCCAACAATCTCATAGAACTGCATCGGTGGCTCCATCATGTGGTAGACCAAAGTGTAGACAAGAATAACCGCAACCCACTGCGCGAACGAGACATAAGCGATACCCATGGTGTCGCATCCAGGACCGAAGGGATGATCATTGGTATGGCAGACCGACCCGATGATCGCAATCGGGAGGTTCCCCGTGTTGCCAAACCCGGTCATGATCACCGTGAACCGGAACAGGTGCGGCGGTGGGCGGCAGATCAGGGCCACGATGTACCCAAGAACGCACCCGATGGCAGTGCTGATGAGGACGTTGACAGGGATGAACCACCAGTGCAGGACGTTATCTATGGTGACCGACTTGCCGAGGTGGACGAAGATGAGGCAGGGGAGGAAGAGCGCGAAGACGAGCTTGCTCAGCAGCTTGAAGGTGGCCCTGGGCACGACCTGGACCCGCGGGTTGGCGAGGAGCAGGCCGATGACCGTCAGGCACAGCAGCTTCATCAGCGGCACCACGGCCGACACCCAGTCGCCATGGACGGTCACCTGCGGGTCCATTGACCAGAGCATTGCCGCTGCTAAAGCTTCTCGCTTTCTCTGACTTGATTTGAGTCCTCAAAACAGCCCTCTTCCAAACTCTGAAAAATACTCCCACTTTTTGGTTGTACAACTTTATGTTTTCTTGCGCAGATACAGTGCCCAATCAGATGCAAAAGGCCGGTATATCTGCATAGAAAATCAATGGAGAAGATTCAGCACGGAGGAAAAACTACAAAATTGTATTATACAGGATTAATAGCAAAAATTCTAGCTTGGACCCGGTGCGGATCTTGCAAAGTACTCGGTAATTGGTACTTGACTCGTGTTCTAAACTGCTTACAACTCTCGAATTTCAGGTCTTGGCGAAGATTCAGGCAACCGATCAGCAAGAAAATCAGAAATAGCAAAAAGATCGCCGCAACGGAACCAAACCTTGCAAGATTCACGGCAATACTTACATCTGGGAATGGAGGAGGGACCGGGGGAGGCGCTGTGCTATCCCTCTCCGCGACGCGATGCgccgaggcaggcaggcaggcaggagcGACAACGACGAAGAGAGAAGGAATTCAGAAAAGAGGGGAGGGTGGCGGCGTGAAAGGAATCCAGATTTACCGAGACAAGGGCACGGGGCCCAGAAGGAAGGGACCCAGGCAGAGGCGTGATGTGATCTGACGATTTTTTTCCCCTCTCGAAGGCACGTGAATTCGGGGGCTGATGGGGACAACAGCATCCGCATGTGGCCTTGATCAGGATCAGATCGGTGATCCCATGTTACTTTGCCAAAATGATTGAGGCTACGGTTGGATCTCAGAATTGGGGAGGCGAATAGAACTGGATTAGCAGTTCAAATGCAAGGAGAATTTAACCTCTGCTCAAAATTCAGGGCTTGAATTCTAGCTCATAAAAAAGGACCCAAGGCCCCGAATATTTTTTTTGACCCATAGTGTCTTTTATTAATGCAATAACTTTGGGATAATCTACCCATCACACCTTGTTCGTTTGATCCCTAAACCATAAAGATTAAGAGAGATTGGAGATGATTAGAAGGATTTTGACTTGTAGGGAACTTAATCCTCTCAATCCCCCTAATTCCCTTAGTTTAAGGATGAAACAAACAAGACCTGAGGGGGTTAAGGAATTTGGAGGGGACAAGAAACCTTCCCCACCTAGATCACTTTTTTTTTCGAGACGTGTTTCATTAAGTGGAAATTAGAAGTTTACAAGAAGGCAGTGCAAGATGGCGAGGTGCCAGTGCACTAGCCTTAAATCGGGCGCTAGGTAAGGGCGATTATACAGACAACAGTTTTGCGACTAGCGGAAACAAGGGACCTAGCTATCACCACGCGTTAAGAACGGCGACATTGCCTGGAAGCCCGCCCCCATCCATGTTGCGGCCTCGTCGATGATTTGCTGGACGAGCTACGGTGGAGATAGACGATCACCCTAGAAAGTCCTGCGATTGCGCTCCTTCCAGACCTCCCACGCGACGAGCAGAACCATGGAGTCGAAACCCCGTCTGAATTGGCTTGGTACCTCCAGGCGAGTTCGCAGCCACCAGTCCACAAGGACCGTATCGGATCCCAGTGCGAGGTTATGTAACCCTGCGAGACGCAACAGCCAAAACCAGACCTCTCGGCTGAAGACACAAGAGGCGAGGAGATGGTCTAAGCTCTCGTCAGCCTGGTCGCACAGCGCACAGTTTGCCTGAACCTGAAGGCCATGGCAGTGCCTTCGCTCTGCTGTCCACAGTCTGCCATGGAGCGCGAGCTAGAAGAAAAATTTGACCTTGGGTGTAACGGCTGCTCCCCATACCTCTTTGGCACCCCTCAATGATGTCATGCCAATGAAGAACGAATGGTTGAAAGGTAGTAGTACCTCTAGAACGTAGATCGGAGGACAAATAGCTCTTAGATGGGGGGCTGTTCCTGTACCTCGCTCTAGTACAGTTGGGTCCATGGCGCCAGCAGCAACATGGATGCGGGTGTCGTGGCAGTACAGAGGCGACGTTGAGATCGGTGGCGGCTTTCCGTCGCTGCCAGCACCTTCTCTCTGGATCGGTTCACATTAGGGAATGGTCGGTAGGGCGCCTGGTAGCTCAGGGGAACCTCGTGTCGTGTGCCCCGGCCTCCACCTCCCTTTTATGATggtgtgcgacgggggcccaccaaccatggagcggttgggcgcccccgatcaggacgcggatccaagggcccaattggccgttgggccaatggTGGAGATcataactaacattctcccccttgatctcactttattccttaaacttaacttactttatcttgttcccatttcatcacagatcagtgcatagagcgtgcctcatcgtcacggtctgttgccattagattacacagctacaacgcacctctctattttgaaacagatactcaactaggcccttagtatttagaaatcataggctttcccataaacccatgtcgactgtgtgttctctgaacgcactaggtggttagcctttggtaagcggatccacaagtacttactcggtacttatgtgcttaatgctttcaaaatgattctggattttctcctttacaacatatacctta is from Miscanthus floridulus cultivar M001 chromosome 7, ASM1932011v1, whole genome shotgun sequence and encodes:
- the LOC136463772 gene encoding protein PIN-LIKES 2-like, which codes for MLWSMDPQVTVHGDWVSAVVPLMKLLCLTVIGLLLANPRVQVVPRATFKLLSKLVFALFLPCLIFVHLGKSVTIDNVLHWWFIPVNVLISTAIGCVLGYIVALICRPPPHLFRFTVIMTGFGNTGNLPIAIIGSVCHTNDHPFGPGCDTMGIAYVSFAQWVAVILVYTLVYHMMEPPMQFYEIVGEGNEIQEEPEQISNYSRSLLHEAEWPGMVDKETEHSKTPFIARVFMSISGSSQNTFPDIDFTEEGNSGAGPSSPKSLRCLAEPRVVRKIRVVAEKTPIQHVLQPPTIASLLAIIIGMVPVLKDFVFGADAPLSFFTDSLEILAAAVVPSVMLILGGMLAEGPKDNALGMRTIIGIVVARLLVLPCIGIGVVTLADKLHLLVEQNHMYRFVLSLQYSTPSAILLGAIASLRGYGVKEASALLFWQHICAVFSLSLYLIVYFKLFSFI